From the Lathyrus oleraceus cultivar Zhongwan6 chromosome 4, CAAS_Psat_ZW6_1.0, whole genome shotgun sequence genome, one window contains:
- the LOC127073423 gene encoding stem-specific protein TSJT1 — protein MLGVFSSSVVSPPDELVAAGSRTPSPKTTSAALLKRFTESNASTVSVEVGDQVRFAYTHQNESSLQPRMFGVKDEIFCMFEGALDNLGSLRQQYGLAKSANEVVLVIEAYKALRDRAPYPPNHVVGHLSGDFAFILFDKSTSTLFVASDQFGKVPLFWGITADGYVVFADDAELLKGACGKSLASFPQGCFYSTAVGGLMCYENPKNKITAVPAKEEEIWGATFKVEGATVVAARE, from the exons ATGTTGGGTGTATTCAGCAGCTCCGTCGTGTCCCCACCGGACGAGCTCGTTGCTGCCGGCAGCCGAACACCGTCGCCGAAAACGACATCGGCGGCTCTGCTTAAGCGTTTCACTGAGAGCAACGCGTCGACAGTGTCGGTAGAAGTCGGAGATCAAGTCCGGTTTGCCTATACCCACCAGAACGAGTCGTCGTTGCAACCGAG AATGTTTGGTGTAAAAGATGAAATATTCTGCATGTTTGAGGGAGCTCTTGATAATCTGGGTAGCTTAAGGCAACAATATGGACTGGCCAAGTCTGCAAATGAAGTAGTTTTGGTGATTGAGGCTTACAAAGCTTTACGCGACAGAGCACCTTATCCTCCTAACCATGTTGTTGGTCATCTCAGTGGCGACTTTGCTTTCATACTTTTCGACAAATCTACTTCCACCCTATTTGTTGCATCT GATCAATTTGGTAAGGTGCCACTGTTTTGGGGCATAACTGCTGATGGATATGTAGTGTTTGCTGATGATGCTGAATTGCTTAAAGGTGCTTGTGGCAAGTCACTTGCTTCTTTCCCTCAAG GATGTTTCTACTCGACGGCCGTGGGAGGATTGATGTGCTATGAGAATCCTAAAAACAAGATTACTGCTGTGCCTGCCAAAGAAGAAGAAATCTGGGGTGCAACCTTCAAA GTGGAAGGTGCAACAGTTGTAGCAGCCAGAGAGTGA